One Salvelinus namaycush isolate Seneca chromosome 4, SaNama_1.0, whole genome shotgun sequence genomic window carries:
- the LOC120045554 gene encoding U5 small nuclear ribonucleoprotein 40 kDa protein-like — translation MTCKASSTRTVMDGHCFRVFAVTFHPEMEREFISGGWDNTIQFWDTRQQHSVRMLSGPHVCGDTLQIDPAVNHILSGSWRKDNALEIWDYVSGQKVTEVPHDYQGESKIYTCHWLGQDHIVAAGSQSNMLRVINRWTMTTESRLLGLSSAVFGSSVCLAGKWTGLIAATSGTSVYLLERDGQQHSKKQGL, via the exons ATGACCTGCAAGGCCAG CTCCACAAGAACAGTTATGGATGGACATTGTTTTCGGGTTTTCGCAGTGACTTTTCacccagagatggagagagaattcATCTCTGGGGGTTGGGACAACACCATACAG TTTTGGGATACCAGACAGCAGCACTCTGTCAG GATGCTTTCGGGTCCTCACGTGTGTGGTGACACGCTTCAGATCGACCCAGCTGTCAATCACATCCTGTCTGGCTCCTGGAGGAAGGACAACGCACTCGAG atCTGGGATTATGTCTCAGGTCAGAAAGTGACTGAAGTGCCACATGACTACCAAGGAGAGAGCAAA ATCTacacatgccattggcttggccAGGATCATATCGTGGCCGCTGGGAGCCAATCAAATATGCTGAGAGTCATCAACCGGTGGACTATGACG ACTGAGTCCAGGTTGCTGGGCCTTTCCTCGGCCGTGTTCGGCTCGTCCGTGTGTCTGGCGGGGAAGTGGACAGGCCTGATCGCAGCCACTTCTGGGACCAGTGTGTATCTGCTGGAGCGAGATGGTCAGCAGCATTCCAAAAAGCAGGGCCTCTAA